From the Corallococcus caeni genome, one window contains:
- a CDS encoding SDR family NAD(P)-dependent oxidoreductase: MSVTSNGVSQQSLLRERGTYVITGGAAGIGRLFAGFLAKQVHARLVLVGRSVSDARTAELLERLRGLGGEAEYLRADVSDRAQVQGMIQRAKARFGPLHGLIHSAGVLRDALLIKKTREDMRAVLAPKVQGVMALDEALKDEPLDFFVLFSSLSAVIGNVGQADYAYANAFLDRFAERRERLRARGERTGRTLSLNWPFWREGGMTLDAASEKYMTQVMGLNPIDTATGIQAFMDGLASPLSQFVVVEGDRQKAGRTLGLPGAESPAPRAPVEPEPAAGSSDLLARTESFLKTLIARETKVPVEQLDPTEPLERYGVDSLVIVGVNTALQQHFGDISRTLLFEYQTTRELAEYFVRQHGPRMQELVGAAVTEARTPAAPVQEAKRDVRPAAWERADPMEDAIAIVGVSGRYPMADDLWAFWDNLKAGRDCITEIPLGRWEYPPYFDADKDAEGRSYSKWGGFLSDVAAFDALFFNISTREAEGMDPQERLFLQTVWSLFEDAGYTRRTLAPKAPRTGVFVGVMYGQYEWLGVEAALRGQASRAQSGHWSIANRISYFFNFQGPSLAVDTACSSSLTAIHLACQSLRSGECDVAVAGGVNLSIHPHKYTLLSQGRFASSDGRCRSFGAGGDGYVPGEGVGAVLLKPLRKALADGDRVYALVKGSALNHGGKTNGYTVPNPNAQGDVIAEALRRAKVDARELGYLEAHGTGTSLGDPIEVTGLTRAFGAPSADQGRVPMGSVKSNIGHLEAAAGIAGVTKVLLQLKHGQLVPSLHSEPANPNIRFADAPLVVQKELAPWPVKAHGPRRAAVSSFGAGGANAHVVLEEFREEKTGAQAPEGPWLFPLSAKGPDRLREAAERLVRYVRERMEPEGVRPCDVAFTLQVGREPMEERLAIVADSKAALLTKLEAFLEGRAADGLYRGAGRKSALLSSDEDARRLLEGWQQRGRLSSLAEAWVEGAAIDWRLPGHEACRRVSLPTYPFARERHWVDAAAMEGGLVGPHPLLGRLKPEASLGSGLVFQQRLSDSAWVVAEHQVRGRAMLPGVAYLEMATAAARQALGPGKYTLRRVRWSQPLVVDGAGREVRLTLRKDEADRLEFEVRSQQPGAAEWTTHASGEVLAQGFEESDDAAVSLDEVRGRCARHLEASEVYARFEALGLRYGEGFQTVRELWSSEEEVLARLEASAAQQEAWGRWALPPGVLDGALQSILGLRASDGLAVPFAVEEVAVRGPVPPEVYVHVQSSGGLRYDITLLDRDGEPCVELKEVALREWRESASEVPAKAEALLYVPKWEPAPATQRGASAVRQERSAKPEETRTSGHVSGARVVLVGHEGSAELEEALAQAHAAEGVVRVKLSERTHRHGPGQWEWNRRDEAGAQEWLQEAGGLTRLYFLGGADAKPTASVEDEVALEASQERGVVALFSLVKALSAHGWALKPLELRVVTVGAHRVVEGESPRPWGASVQGFAKAVANEYPALRVSYVDVGVEDIARSQWVEGVVGEEGDGKGADVALRQGRRYARRLLPVKRLQQGRVPLRQRGVYLLVGGGGGIGLAVGEWLARKYAARLVIVGRREAAGELAQKLKGLEAAGAEVEYVRADVTKPGEAARVVAQAKQRFGTVHGVFHLAMVLHDCALERMTEDVLRSVLDSKVKASVAVHAALEGEPLECAVFFSSGQSIWGNAGQANYAAGSTFQDAFGAWVREAKGLPAFVLNWGYWGSVGAVANAHHQQRLAQQGILPIEVAEGMDGMEAVLAGATPQVMLFKATRPLLERLGVDFSRSVDVYAPGAKRLDARALEEASTWGRRAESNLRGAATAYADVEQWGRAVLLGALKRLGAVGSAGEEWDLHAQARKVGVVEEHSRLWQALMGVLERGGYVERQGTGIHVRPEASQAPDASGLETWKQRLLTAHPDLGHLISLLALCLDAYPDVLTGRREATAVLFPQGSMEKVERVYKGNPIADFFNGLVANAIRAYVQARVAEAPTSVVRILEVGAGTGGTSEHVLTALQELGQHVRYVYTDVSAGFVRYGAEKYGTAHAFLEPKVLNIEADPGAQGIEPGSVDLVLATNVLHATRNMGRTLGHIQRMLRRGGLVVINELTRVWDFTTLVFGMTQGWWLYEEGEGRIEHSPLLDGAGWTALLGQAGFAKAAFVPHATGAGQDVVIARSTGQVVHAARTAPAPEPTRREKPVPTKRKPAPTPVLDLRARTLAHVTGVFSTLLKIAPERFDPQATFETYGVDSLVNLSVIKQLEKDFGKLPATLLFENMTLDMLATYFMTEHAERVRTLFQEEAPEPAPVQVKQPEAPTPAPPPPPGDTPEGDLERIRAYVEGLSGAELDAALGQVLGTPALQDR; this comes from the coding sequence ATGTCGGTGACGAGCAACGGTGTCTCGCAGCAGTCCCTGCTCCGTGAGCGAGGGACGTATGTCATCACCGGCGGAGCCGCGGGCATCGGCCGGCTGTTCGCCGGGTTCCTGGCGAAGCAGGTCCATGCGCGGCTGGTGCTCGTGGGCCGCTCCGTCTCGGATGCGCGCACGGCGGAGCTGCTGGAGCGCCTGCGAGGCCTGGGCGGTGAGGCGGAGTACCTCCGCGCGGACGTGTCGGACCGGGCCCAGGTCCAGGGCATGATCCAGCGGGCAAAGGCCCGGTTCGGGCCCCTGCACGGACTCATCCACTCCGCGGGCGTGCTGCGCGACGCGCTGCTGATCAAGAAGACGCGCGAGGACATGCGCGCCGTGCTCGCCCCCAAGGTACAGGGCGTGATGGCGCTCGACGAGGCGCTGAAGGACGAGCCGCTGGACTTCTTCGTCCTCTTCTCGTCGCTGTCGGCGGTCATCGGCAACGTGGGGCAGGCGGACTACGCATACGCGAACGCCTTCCTGGACCGCTTCGCGGAGCGCCGTGAACGGCTCCGCGCCCGGGGCGAGCGCACCGGCAGGACGCTGTCGCTGAACTGGCCGTTCTGGCGCGAGGGCGGCATGACGCTGGATGCCGCGTCCGAGAAGTACATGACGCAGGTCATGGGGCTGAACCCCATCGACACCGCCACCGGCATCCAGGCGTTCATGGACGGGCTGGCTTCGCCGCTGTCCCAGTTCGTGGTCGTGGAAGGAGACCGGCAGAAGGCAGGCCGCACCCTCGGGCTGCCCGGCGCGGAATCCCCCGCACCGCGTGCACCCGTGGAGCCGGAGCCCGCCGCCGGATCCAGTGACCTGCTGGCGCGCACCGAGTCCTTCCTGAAGACGTTGATCGCGCGGGAGACGAAGGTCCCCGTCGAACAGCTGGATCCGACCGAGCCACTCGAGCGCTACGGCGTGGACTCCCTGGTCATCGTCGGAGTCAACACGGCGTTGCAGCAGCACTTCGGTGACATCTCCCGGACGCTGCTGTTCGAGTACCAGACCACGCGCGAGCTGGCCGAGTACTTCGTCCGTCAGCACGGCCCCCGGATGCAGGAGCTGGTGGGCGCCGCCGTCACGGAGGCGCGGACCCCGGCAGCCCCGGTGCAAGAGGCCAAACGCGATGTGCGCCCGGCCGCGTGGGAGCGCGCGGACCCGATGGAGGATGCCATCGCCATCGTGGGCGTGAGCGGGCGCTATCCGATGGCGGACGACCTCTGGGCCTTCTGGGACAACCTGAAGGCGGGGCGAGACTGCATCACGGAGATCCCGCTGGGGCGTTGGGAGTACCCGCCCTATTTCGACGCGGACAAGGACGCGGAGGGCCGGAGCTACTCGAAGTGGGGCGGCTTCCTGTCGGACGTGGCGGCGTTCGACGCGCTCTTCTTCAACATATCCACGCGGGAAGCGGAGGGGATGGATCCGCAGGAGCGCCTCTTCCTGCAGACGGTCTGGTCGCTGTTCGAGGACGCGGGCTACACGCGGCGCACCCTGGCCCCCAAGGCGCCCAGGACGGGCGTGTTCGTCGGAGTGATGTACGGCCAGTACGAATGGCTGGGCGTGGAGGCCGCGCTCCGGGGCCAGGCCTCGCGGGCGCAGTCAGGGCACTGGTCCATCGCCAATCGCATCTCCTACTTCTTCAACTTCCAGGGCCCCAGCCTGGCGGTGGACACGGCCTGTTCGTCGTCGCTCACGGCGATCCACCTGGCCTGCCAGTCCCTGCGTTCGGGCGAGTGTGACGTGGCGGTGGCGGGCGGGGTGAACCTGTCCATCCATCCGCACAAGTACACGCTGCTGAGCCAGGGCCGCTTCGCCTCCAGCGACGGACGGTGCCGTTCGTTCGGAGCAGGGGGCGACGGCTACGTGCCCGGCGAGGGCGTGGGCGCGGTGCTGCTCAAGCCCCTGCGCAAGGCGCTCGCGGACGGGGACCGGGTGTACGCGCTGGTGAAGGGCTCGGCGCTCAACCACGGCGGCAAGACGAATGGCTACACGGTGCCCAACCCGAACGCCCAGGGCGACGTCATCGCCGAGGCGCTGCGCCGTGCGAAGGTCGACGCGCGGGAACTGGGCTACCTGGAGGCGCACGGCACGGGGACGTCGCTCGGGGACCCCATCGAAGTCACCGGGCTGACGCGCGCCTTCGGAGCACCCTCGGCGGATCAGGGGCGCGTGCCCATGGGCTCCGTGAAGTCGAACATCGGCCACCTGGAGGCGGCGGCGGGCATCGCGGGGGTGACGAAGGTCCTGTTGCAGTTGAAGCACGGGCAGCTCGTGCCCTCGCTCCATTCGGAGCCCGCGAATCCGAACATCCGCTTCGCGGACGCGCCCCTCGTCGTGCAGAAGGAACTGGCCCCGTGGCCTGTGAAGGCACACGGCCCGAGAAGGGCGGCCGTTAGCTCCTTCGGCGCGGGAGGCGCGAACGCCCACGTGGTGCTGGAGGAGTTCCGCGAGGAGAAGACCGGGGCACAGGCGCCGGAAGGCCCGTGGTTGTTCCCGCTGTCCGCGAAGGGACCGGACCGGCTGCGGGAAGCCGCGGAGCGACTGGTCCGCTACGTGCGGGAGCGCATGGAGCCGGAAGGCGTCCGTCCCTGCGACGTGGCCTTCACGCTCCAGGTCGGACGCGAGCCGATGGAGGAGCGCCTGGCCATCGTGGCCGACAGCAAGGCGGCGCTGCTCACGAAGCTGGAGGCCTTCCTGGAGGGTCGTGCAGCGGACGGGCTGTATCGGGGCGCGGGCCGCAAGTCCGCGCTGCTGAGCTCGGACGAGGACGCGCGGCGCCTGCTGGAGGGCTGGCAGCAGCGAGGACGACTGTCGAGTCTCGCGGAGGCCTGGGTGGAAGGCGCGGCAATCGATTGGCGCCTGCCGGGGCACGAGGCCTGCCGGCGCGTGTCGCTGCCCACGTATCCCTTCGCGCGCGAGCGGCACTGGGTGGACGCCGCCGCGATGGAGGGAGGCCTGGTGGGGCCGCATCCGCTGCTCGGGCGGTTGAAGCCGGAGGCGAGCCTGGGCAGCGGGCTGGTCTTCCAGCAGCGCCTGTCAGACTCCGCCTGGGTGGTCGCGGAGCACCAGGTCCGAGGCCGCGCCATGTTGCCGGGAGTGGCCTACCTGGAGATGGCCACCGCGGCGGCGCGTCAGGCGCTGGGCCCCGGGAAGTACACGCTGCGGCGGGTGCGCTGGTCACAGCCGCTGGTCGTGGACGGGGCAGGGCGCGAGGTGCGGCTGACGCTCCGCAAGGACGAAGCGGACCGGCTGGAGTTCGAGGTCCGAAGCCAGCAGCCCGGGGCCGCCGAGTGGACGACGCACGCGAGCGGTGAAGTCCTGGCCCAAGGCTTCGAGGAGAGCGACGACGCGGCGGTGTCGCTGGACGAGGTGCGTGGCCGTTGCGCCCGTCATTTAGAAGCCAGCGAGGTGTACGCGCGTTTCGAGGCCCTGGGTCTGCGCTACGGCGAAGGCTTCCAGACGGTGCGTGAGCTGTGGAGCAGTGAGGAAGAGGTCCTCGCGCGCCTGGAAGCCAGCGCCGCGCAGCAAGAGGCCTGGGGCCGCTGGGCGCTGCCCCCCGGCGTCCTGGATGGAGCGTTGCAGAGCATCCTGGGGCTGAGGGCGAGCGACGGTCTCGCGGTGCCCTTCGCGGTGGAAGAGGTCGCGGTGCGCGGCCCTGTGCCACCGGAGGTCTACGTCCACGTCCAGTCATCGGGAGGGCTGCGCTACGACATCACGCTGTTGGACCGCGATGGCGAACCCTGCGTCGAGCTGAAGGAAGTGGCACTGCGCGAGTGGCGAGAGTCCGCGTCGGAAGTGCCAGCCAAGGCCGAAGCACTCCTGTACGTGCCGAAGTGGGAGCCGGCTCCAGCCACACAGAGGGGCGCGTCAGCAGTGCGGCAGGAACGCAGCGCCAAGCCGGAAGAAACGCGGACTTCAGGCCACGTATCGGGCGCGCGTGTGGTGCTGGTAGGCCACGAAGGCAGTGCGGAGCTTGAAGAGGCCCTGGCGCAGGCGCACGCGGCGGAGGGCGTGGTGCGGGTGAAGTTGTCGGAGCGCACGCACCGGCACGGCCCGGGCCAGTGGGAGTGGAACCGGCGTGACGAAGCCGGAGCGCAGGAGTGGCTGCAAGAGGCCGGAGGCCTGACGCGGCTGTACTTCCTGGGAGGCGCGGACGCGAAGCCCACGGCCAGCGTGGAGGACGAAGTTGCACTGGAAGCCAGCCAGGAGCGGGGTGTGGTGGCCCTCTTCAGTCTGGTGAAAGCGCTGAGCGCGCATGGCTGGGCGCTCAAGCCTTTGGAGTTGAGGGTGGTGACGGTGGGAGCGCACCGGGTGGTGGAGGGCGAGAGCCCGCGTCCCTGGGGCGCGAGCGTGCAGGGCTTCGCCAAGGCCGTGGCGAATGAGTACCCGGCGCTGCGGGTGAGCTACGTGGACGTGGGTGTCGAGGACATCGCACGGAGCCAGTGGGTGGAAGGCGTGGTGGGAGAGGAAGGGGACGGCAAGGGAGCGGACGTGGCGCTGAGGCAGGGGCGCCGGTACGCGAGGCGGCTGCTGCCGGTGAAGCGGCTGCAGCAGGGGCGGGTGCCGCTGAGGCAGCGGGGCGTGTACCTGCTGGTGGGAGGAGGAGGAGGCATCGGGCTGGCGGTGGGGGAGTGGCTGGCGAGGAAGTACGCGGCGCGGCTGGTCATCGTGGGACGGCGCGAGGCGGCAGGAGAACTCGCGCAGAAGCTGAAGGGGCTGGAGGCCGCCGGAGCCGAAGTGGAGTACGTGCGGGCGGACGTGACGAAGCCGGGTGAAGCGGCGCGCGTCGTGGCGCAAGCGAAGCAGCGCTTCGGCACCGTGCACGGCGTCTTCCACCTGGCGATGGTCCTCCACGACTGCGCGCTCGAGCGCATGACGGAGGACGTGCTGCGCTCGGTGCTGGACTCGAAGGTGAAGGCGAGCGTGGCGGTGCACGCGGCGCTGGAGGGAGAGCCGCTGGAGTGCGCGGTCTTCTTCTCCTCGGGCCAGTCCATCTGGGGCAACGCGGGGCAGGCGAACTACGCTGCGGGGAGCACGTTCCAGGACGCGTTTGGCGCGTGGGTGCGTGAGGCGAAGGGCCTCCCCGCGTTCGTCCTGAACTGGGGCTACTGGGGCAGCGTGGGCGCGGTGGCCAACGCGCACCATCAGCAGCGGCTGGCCCAGCAAGGCATCCTGCCCATCGAGGTCGCGGAGGGCATGGACGGCATGGAGGCGGTGCTCGCGGGAGCGACGCCGCAGGTCATGCTCTTCAAGGCCACGCGGCCCCTCCTGGAGCGGCTGGGCGTGGACTTCAGCCGGAGCGTGGACGTGTACGCGCCCGGTGCGAAGAGGCTCGATGCAAGAGCGCTGGAGGAGGCAAGCACCTGGGGCCGGCGGGCGGAGTCGAACCTGCGCGGCGCGGCCACGGCCTACGCCGACGTCGAACAGTGGGGCCGGGCGGTGCTGCTGGGCGCGCTGAAGCGCCTGGGCGCCGTGGGCAGCGCGGGTGAGGAGTGGGACCTCCATGCGCAGGCCCGCAAGGTCGGCGTGGTGGAGGAGCACTCCCGCCTCTGGCAGGCGCTGATGGGCGTGCTGGAGCGGGGCGGCTACGTCGAGCGCCAGGGCACCGGCATCCACGTGAGGCCGGAAGCCTCCCAGGCACCCGACGCGAGCGGGCTGGAGACGTGGAAGCAGCGGCTGCTCACCGCGCATCCCGACCTGGGGCACCTCATCTCCCTGCTGGCTCTCTGTCTGGACGCCTACCCGGACGTGCTGACCGGCCGCCGCGAGGCCACCGCGGTGCTCTTCCCGCAGGGGTCCATGGAGAAGGTCGAACGCGTCTACAAGGGCAACCCCATCGCGGACTTCTTCAACGGCCTGGTGGCGAACGCGATCCGCGCGTACGTGCAGGCCCGGGTGGCGGAAGCCCCGACGAGCGTCGTCCGGATCCTCGAAGTGGGAGCCGGAACCGGAGGCACCAGCGAGCACGTCCTGACCGCGCTCCAGGAGCTGGGGCAGCACGTGCGCTACGTCTACACGGACGTCTCTGCGGGGTTCGTCCGGTACGGAGCGGAGAAGTACGGCACGGCGCACGCCTTCCTGGAGCCGAAGGTCCTGAACATCGAAGCGGACCCCGGCGCGCAGGGCATCGAGCCCGGGAGCGTGGACCTGGTGCTCGCCACCAACGTGCTGCACGCGACCCGGAACATGGGCCGCACGCTGGGCCACATCCAGCGCATGCTCCGCAGGGGAGGGCTGGTGGTCATCAACGAGCTCACCCGCGTATGGGACTTCACGACGCTCGTCTTCGGCATGACGCAGGGCTGGTGGCTCTACGAGGAGGGCGAGGGCCGCATCGAGCACTCGCCGCTGCTCGACGGCGCCGGGTGGACCGCGCTGCTGGGCCAGGCGGGCTTCGCGAAGGCCGCCTTCGTCCCGCACGCCACGGGGGCAGGGCAGGACGTGGTGATCGCCCGGAGCACGGGGCAGGTGGTGCACGCCGCCCGGACGGCCCCCGCGCCCGAGCCCACCCGCCGGGAGAAGCCCGTCCCCACGAAGCGGAAGCCGGCCCCCACGCCGGTCCTGGACCTGCGCGCGCGGACGCTGGCTCACGTCACCGGCGTGTTCTCCACGCTCCTGAAGATCGCGCCCGAGCGCTTCGATCCGCAGGCGACCTTCGAGACCTACGGCGTGGACTCGCTGGTGAACCTGTCGGTCATCAAGCAGCTGGAGAAGGACTTCGGGAAGCTGCCGGCCACGCTGCTCTTCGAGAACATGACGCTCGACATGCTGGCCACGTACTTCATGACGGAGCACGCGGAGCGGGTGCGCACCCTGTTCCAGGAAGAAGCCCCGGAGCCCGCCCCTGTCCAGGTGAAGCAGCCTGAGGCCCCAACCCCGGCCCCGCCGCCCCCGCCGGGAGACACCCCGGAGGGCGACCTGGAGCGCATCCGCGCCTATGTGGAGGGCCTGTCCGGAGCGGAGCTGGACGCGGCGCTGGGACAGGTGCTGGGGACGCCCGCGCTCCAGGACCGCTAG